Genomic segment of Terriglobales bacterium:
CCGGCAGCACGGCAATGGCTTTCCCGTCTTCGTCGAAGATCACCAGCCGGGCCGCGCTTCCCTGCACCTCCATGCGCGCCCGGACCTTCCCGCTGCTGTCTTTGAGCACGACCTCCTCCGCCTCCACCGTGCGCGCCCGAACGCGCTCCGGATACGGCAGGTCCGCACGCGCGTTTTGCGCCAGGACCGCGGCCAGAGCGATCAGCAGCGAGATCGCGGTCATCTTCCACCGGCCTCGTTCCGCCACCATCTGTTCAAGGGATTCCAGCTTCATGGTCTCCTCCTGCAGGACAGGCTTCTCCTCCTCTGGAATCTCTTCCCCTGCGGTTCTTGCACACTTTTGTTCGCGATCCTGGTTCCCACGCTTGCGAATGAGGCCGTCGTTTACAATCATCGAGCAATTGCAAATCTTTAAATTTCAAATTGCAAATTCATGAGACCTACTTGGGCGGAGATTTCGCTCAGCGCGTTGCGACACAATTTTCGCCTTATCCAGGAACATGTCGGGGACAAGGTGACCGTCTGCGCCGTCATCAAGGCCGACGCCTACGGCCACGGGTCGCCCGAGTGCGCTCGCGCACTGCAGGAAGCCGGCGCCACCTGGTACGGGGTGACTTCGACGGAGGAAGGGGTCAAGGTCCGCGAAGCCGGCGTTACCGGGCGCGTACTGTTGATGACCGGCTTCTGGCGCGGCGAGCAGGACGACGTAGTGCGTCACCAGCTCACGCCCACGGTCTGGGAGTGGTGGCAAATCGGCGCTCTTGAAGCCGCGCTTGCCAAGGTCAATGCTCCGCCGCGATCGTTTCCCGTCCATGTCAAGGTGGACACCGGCATGGCCCGCCTCGGTGTTCCCGATTACTTCATGGGCCTTTTTCTGAAGCGTATCCAGGCCGCCGAAGCGGTGGCGCTCGAGGGCGTCTTCAGCCACCTCGCATCCGCCGAAGTTCTCGATGCGACCGACGCCAGGCAGCAGGCGCAGCGCTTCGCCGAATTCGAGCAATTTGTCTGCGAGCACGGTTTCTCCCCGACTTACCGCCACATCGCCAACAGTGCCGCAGTAGGGGGGCGGCCCTCGCTGTGGCGCAACATGGTTCGTCCCGGGATGCTGCTCTACGGCTATGGCCTGCCGCTGATGCGTACCGAGGATGACCCCGAAATTCCACATCCCCTGGCAGTGAAGCGCGTGCTTTCATGGAAGACGAAAATCATTTCCATGAAGGACGTCGGCGCCGGACAGACGGTCGGCTACAAGGCTGCCTATGTCACCAACCGCCCGACAAAACTTGGTGTGCTCCCGGTCGGATACGCCGACGGGCTCTCGCGCCATCTCTCTTCGCGCGGACGCGTGATCGTGCGCGGAACTTACGCTCCGCTGGTCGGAATTATTTCCATGGACATCACGGTGGTGGACGTGACCGACGTAAATGGCGCCGCGCTTGGCGACGACGTCACCATTCTCGGCGCCGATGGCGATTGCATGATTGACGCCTGGGAGCACGCGCGCCTGGAAGCGACCATCCCGTACGAGGTCCTCTGCCGGGTGGGCGGGCGCGTCCGCAGGACCTACACCGAGTAGCTTTCACGGGCCAGGTAATGGACTGGCAGATCTGGCTGACGACTAAGAGCTGACAACTAAGAGCCAAGAGCTTTTGTTATTCTTTTTCATCCATGCGTCGCCGCTACCAGAACTGGATGCACGAGTGGGAGACTCGTCTCACCACCCGCGACACCAACCGCATCGTGCGTCCGTTCGAGTGGGGCGAAGAATGGACGCGTGACTGGCCCGGCTTAAGCGCTGACCGGCCCGCGGTCGCGAGCAATCCCGAAAGATTCTTCCAAGAACTCAACCACCACATCATCGCCCACAGCGACGAATTCTTCTCGTACCGCACTCCTACCGACTTCCGCATCGAGAAGCATCCCGTAAGGTTGCACGCCTCCGGCGGGAACAATGGCGACGACCGCGAGCGCGGCAGCGGCAACTTCCTCCGCTTCACCTCGGCCGCCGAGACTCCCTACCGCGAAAACAACACCGCCAATGCCCGCTGGTTCCCGGCCCGCGGCCGGCGCGCGGTTATCGTGCTGCCGCAGTGGAATGCCGATGCGCTCGGTCACAACGCGCTTTGCCGCATGTTGAATTTCTGCGGCATCGCCGGCCTGCGCCTCAGCATGCCGTACCACGACGTGCGCCGGCCCGCCGAACTGGAACGCGCCGATTACGCCGTTTCCGCCAACATCGGCCGCACCATCGCCGCCGCGCGGCAGGCGATTCTCGACATCCGCTGCTGCCTCGACTGGTTGGAATCGCAGGGCTACCGCGAGCTGGGCATCCTCGGCACCAGCCTCGGTTCCTGTTACGCCTTCATTGCCAGCGCCCACGACCAGCGGCTGCGCGTGAACGCCTTCAACCACGCTTCCACCTATTTTGCCGACGTGGTGTGGACCGGCCAGTCCACGCGCCACGTCCGCGCCGGCGTCGAACGTGAAATTTCCCTCGACAGCCTGCGCAATTGCTGGCTGGCGAT
This window contains:
- a CDS encoding alpha/beta hydrolase family protein produces the protein MRRRYQNWMHEWETRLTTRDTNRIVRPFEWGEEWTRDWPGLSADRPAVASNPERFFQELNHHIIAHSDEFFSYRTPTDFRIEKHPVRLHASGGNNGDDRERGSGNFLRFTSAAETPYRENNTANARWFPARGRRAVIVLPQWNADALGHNALCRMLNFCGIAGLRLSMPYHDVRRPAELERADYAVSANIGRTIAAARQAILDIRCCLDWLESQGYRELGILGTSLGSCYAFIASAHDQRLRVNAFNHASTYFADVVWTGQSTRHVRAGVEREISLDSLRNCWLAISPMSYFEQYARFPKKSLIVYATYDLTFLPEFSREVVAEFRRRHLDHRVAVLPCGHYTTGETPYKFLDAWHLVRFLNSAL
- the alr gene encoding alanine racemase, encoding MRPTWAEISLSALRHNFRLIQEHVGDKVTVCAVIKADAYGHGSPECARALQEAGATWYGVTSTEEGVKVREAGVTGRVLLMTGFWRGEQDDVVRHQLTPTVWEWWQIGALEAALAKVNAPPRSFPVHVKVDTGMARLGVPDYFMGLFLKRIQAAEAVALEGVFSHLASAEVLDATDARQQAQRFAEFEQFVCEHGFSPTYRHIANSAAVGGRPSLWRNMVRPGMLLYGYGLPLMRTEDDPEIPHPLAVKRVLSWKTKIISMKDVGAGQTVGYKAAYVTNRPTKLGVLPVGYADGLSRHLSSRGRVIVRGTYAPLVGIISMDITVVDVTDVNGAALGDDVTILGADGDCMIDAWEHARLEATIPYEVLCRVGGRVRRTYTE